Proteins encoded within one genomic window of Vulgatibacter sp.:
- a CDS encoding uracil-DNA glycosylase has translation MSKAFESLQKELVACGRCDRLVAWREQVGAEKRAAFRHETYWARPVPSFGDPAARLLVLGLAPAAHGANRTGRVFTGDGDPQWLFRALHRAGFASQPFSRDPRDGLRLHDCVVTNAVHCVPPGNRPSATELAICGRSFLDRELAALPHLQVVVALGRLAFDAYLAAAARLGHQPKPRPRFGHLAAVEEGLPHVLLASYHPSRQNTNTGLLTEPMFDRVFTEVRRRLA, from the coding sequence ATGTCCAAGGCATTCGAGAGCTTGCAGAAGGAACTGGTGGCCTGCGGCCGGTGCGACCGGCTGGTCGCGTGGCGGGAGCAGGTGGGCGCCGAGAAGCGCGCCGCCTTCCGGCACGAGACCTATTGGGCGCGGCCGGTCCCCTCGTTCGGCGATCCCGCCGCCAGGCTCCTCGTCCTCGGCCTCGCCCCTGCCGCCCACGGCGCCAACCGGACCGGCCGCGTCTTCACCGGCGACGGTGATCCCCAGTGGCTCTTCCGAGCGCTCCACAGGGCCGGCTTCGCCTCGCAGCCCTTCTCCCGGGACCCGCGGGACGGCCTGCGCCTGCACGACTGCGTGGTCACCAACGCCGTGCACTGCGTCCCGCCGGGCAACCGCCCCTCCGCGACGGAGCTCGCGATCTGCGGGCGCTCGTTCCTCGACCGGGAACTCGCCGCCCTGCCCCACCTCCAGGTGGTGGTCGCCCTGGGAAGGCTCGCCTTCGACGCCTACCTCGCCGCTGCGGCCCGCCTCGGCCACCAGCCGAAGCCCCGCCCCCGCTTCGGCCACCTCGCCGCGGTGGAGGAGGGACTGCCCCACGTGCTGCTGGCGAGCTACCACCCGTCCCGCCAGAACACGAACACCGGCTTGCTCACCGAGCCGATGTTCGATCGGGTCTTCACCGAGGTGCGCCGCCGCCTGGCGTGA
- a CDS encoding thiolase family protein: MREALICAAVRTPIGKLRGALQSVRPDDLAAHAIGSLLRRAGVDGARVDEVILGCANQAGEDNRNVARMALLLAGMPQSVPGVTVNRLCASGLEAAIQAARMIAVGEAEVVVAGGVESMTRAPWAMPKPDGAFPTGGSQVFDTSLGWRFPNPKMEALFPLEQMGETAENVAEKYGIGREEQDRFAFDSHRKAVAAWERGAFRDEVIPVEIPQRKGPALVVDRDECPRPDTTPEKLATLQASFRKGGSVTAGNSSSLNDGAAALLLASPEAAKELGLTPIARFVGGASAGVDPRYMGIGPVPAVRKLLVRHGVAAADVDLVELNEAFAVQSIACVRDLGFDPDRVNVNGGAIALGHPLGCSGARILTTLVHEMKRRGARRGVASMCVGVGQGVAALVERV, from the coding sequence GTGCGTGAAGCCCTGATCTGCGCAGCGGTTCGGACCCCCATCGGCAAGCTTCGCGGCGCGCTGCAGTCGGTCCGCCCCGACGACCTCGCCGCCCACGCCATCGGCAGCCTGCTGCGCCGGGCAGGCGTCGACGGGGCCCGGGTGGACGAGGTGATCCTCGGCTGCGCCAACCAGGCCGGCGAGGACAACCGCAACGTGGCGCGGATGGCGCTGCTCCTGGCGGGGATGCCCCAGAGCGTCCCCGGCGTCACCGTCAACCGGCTCTGCGCCTCCGGCCTCGAGGCGGCGATCCAGGCGGCGCGGATGATCGCCGTGGGTGAGGCCGAGGTGGTGGTGGCAGGCGGCGTGGAGTCGATGACCCGCGCGCCCTGGGCGATGCCCAAGCCCGACGGCGCCTTCCCCACCGGCGGCAGCCAGGTCTTCGACACCTCGCTGGGCTGGCGCTTCCCCAACCCGAAGATGGAGGCGCTCTTCCCCCTCGAGCAGATGGGCGAGACCGCCGAGAACGTCGCGGAGAAGTACGGGATCGGCCGCGAGGAGCAGGATCGCTTCGCCTTCGACTCGCACCGCAAGGCGGTGGCGGCGTGGGAGCGGGGCGCCTTCCGGGACGAGGTGATCCCGGTGGAGATCCCGCAGCGCAAGGGGCCTGCCCTCGTCGTCGACAGGGACGAGTGCCCCCGGCCCGACACCACCCCCGAGAAGCTCGCCACCTTGCAGGCCTCCTTCCGCAAGGGAGGCTCGGTGACCGCAGGCAATTCCTCCTCGCTCAACGACGGCGCCGCGGCGCTCCTCCTCGCCTCGCCCGAGGCGGCGAAGGAGCTGGGGCTCACCCCCATCGCCCGCTTCGTGGGCGGCGCCTCCGCCGGCGTCGACCCGCGCTACATGGGCATCGGCCCGGTGCCCGCCGTGCGCAAGCTCCTCGTCCGCCACGGCGTCGCCGCTGCGGACGTCGATCTCGTCGAGCTCAACGAGGCCTTCGCCGTCCAGTCGATCGCCTGCGTCCGTGATCTCGGCTTCGATCCGGACCGCGTGAACGTCAACGGCGGCGCGATCGCCCTCGGCCATCCACTCGGCTGCTCCGGCGCCCGGATCCTCACCACCCTCGTGCACGAGATGAAGCGCCGGGGCGCCAGGCGCGGCGTGGCCTCGATGTGCGTCGGCGTCGGCCAGGGCGTGGCGGCGCTGGTCGAGCGGGTCTGA
- a CDS encoding helix-turn-helix domain-containing protein, with translation MTETDLTETEALAERLRSADVGELAPEVARDFRELLEDVPWLVAEIRRLRLGPGRLGALLRHRRVEKGLAVEQVAREASLQPAAGSVAISPEEVRALEEGIHPTGPRWPDILRAIAAVLGIPAADLPPA, from the coding sequence ATGACCGAAACCGACCTGACCGAGACCGAGGCATTGGCCGAACGGCTGCGCAGCGCGGACGTGGGGGAGCTCGCCCCGGAGGTTGCCCGCGACTTCCGCGAGCTCCTCGAGGACGTCCCCTGGCTGGTGGCGGAGATCCGCAGGCTCCGCCTCGGCCCGGGCAGGCTGGGGGCCCTGCTCCGCCACCGCCGGGTCGAAAAGGGCCTGGCGGTGGAGCAGGTCGCCAGGGAGGCGTCGCTGCAGCCGGCTGCGGGCTCGGTGGCGATCTCCCCGGAGGAGGTCCGCGCCCTCGAGGAGGGGATCCACCCCACCGGCCCGCGCTGGCCCGACATCCTTCGAGCCATCGCGGCGGTGCTGGGGATCCCGGCGGCGGATCTGCCGCCGGCGTGA
- a CDS encoding SDR family oxidoreductase, whose amino-acid sequence MSLNGRRIVITGATSGIGLATARLAAARGASVFLVSRNEEDLRHVAGQIGRRGGKAAWARADVAVRAEVEAAAERAIEAFGGIDAWVNCAATGLYAPVEQSDLADDERLFEVDFWGAVHATRTALSHMRRHGGAIVTVSSVLATRSVPWQGAYAASQHALKAWTDALRMELRHDRVPVRLTVLQPGGVDSPFHAHARTPFGRQPILPKPVYAPEVVARAVLRCVKRPRRDTVIGGSGLVLLEKLAPATGDRLLQRAVALQLRRDAAVQAPGDGLHLPPPREGRERGSDRRVLHRSPLAALALHPILGLLGGAAAVGLFRSR is encoded by the coding sequence ATGTCCCTGAACGGCCGCAGGATCGTGATCACCGGCGCCACCAGCGGAATCGGGCTCGCCACCGCGCGCCTCGCCGCAGCACGCGGCGCCAGCGTCTTTCTCGTCTCCCGCAACGAGGAAGACCTGCGCCACGTCGCCGGGCAGATCGGCAGGCGGGGCGGCAAGGCCGCGTGGGCCCGGGCGGACGTCGCGGTTCGCGCCGAGGTGGAGGCAGCAGCAGAGCGGGCCATCGAAGCCTTCGGCGGCATCGACGCCTGGGTCAACTGCGCGGCGACGGGGCTCTATGCGCCGGTCGAGCAGTCGGACCTCGCCGACGACGAGCGGCTCTTCGAGGTCGACTTCTGGGGCGCGGTGCACGCCACCCGCACGGCGCTCTCGCACATGCGCCGGCACGGCGGCGCCATCGTCACCGTCTCCAGCGTGCTGGCCACCCGCAGCGTTCCCTGGCAGGGCGCCTACGCCGCCTCGCAGCACGCGCTCAAGGCCTGGACCGACGCCCTGCGGATGGAGCTCCGTCACGATCGGGTGCCGGTGCGCCTCACCGTCCTCCAACCGGGCGGCGTGGATTCACCCTTCCATGCCCACGCCCGAACCCCCTTCGGCAGACAGCCCATTCTGCCGAAGCCCGTCTACGCACCGGAGGTGGTGGCCAGAGCGGTGCTCCGCTGCGTGAAGCGGCCCCGACGGGACACGGTGATCGGCGGCAGCGGGCTCGTCCTCCTCGAGAAGCTCGCCCCGGCCACTGGCGACCGGCTCCTCCAGCGGGCGGTCGCGCTGCAGCTCCGGCGCGATGCAGCCGTGCAGGCGCCGGGGGACGGGCTCCACCTGCCGCCACCGCGCGAGGGAAGGGAGCGGGGCTCGGATCGCCGCGTGCTCCACCGCAGCCCGCTGGCAGCGCTCGCGCTCCACCCGATCCTCGGGCTCCTCGGCGGCGCCGCTGCCGTCGGCCTGTTTCGATCGCGGTAG
- a CDS encoding SDR family oxidoreductase, producing MRHAGRKKPIDAQTLVITGASSGIGLATAQIAARRGARVVLSSFDPKPLEEATEALRDEGCTVASFVADVSARTAMERLAAFATRTFGRIDTWVNNAGVHVFGKSLDVDLEDARRVLAVDYWGTVHGSRAALPRLRESRGTLVNVGSVLSGRAVPLQGIYSASKHAVKAWTDALRMELALEGVAVAVTLVQPSAIDTPIVRHSKSLMPFRVQLPPPMYAPEVVGRAIVRAAQRPQRDVTVGGAGIFASIGEKFGPKTADEVMRFSFFRLQRARGPARGVDALHRPLGEAPRKRSGDGRVVLRHSAWTWARQHPAVGGAVAALLGVGLVAGVAGREG from the coding sequence ATGCGACACGCCGGGCGCAAGAAGCCGATCGACGCACAGACCCTCGTGATCACCGGCGCGTCCAGCGGCATCGGCCTCGCCACGGCGCAGATCGCCGCCCGCAGGGGCGCCCGGGTGGTCTTGAGCTCCTTCGATCCGAAGCCCCTCGAGGAGGCGACCGAGGCGCTGCGCGACGAGGGCTGCACCGTCGCCAGCTTCGTCGCCGACGTCTCCGCCCGCACGGCGATGGAGCGGCTCGCCGCCTTCGCCACCCGGACCTTCGGCCGCATCGACACCTGGGTGAACAACGCCGGCGTCCACGTCTTCGGCAAGAGCCTGGACGTCGATCTCGAAGACGCCCGCCGGGTCCTCGCCGTGGACTATTGGGGCACGGTCCACGGCAGCAGGGCCGCCCTGCCCCGCTTGCGCGAGAGCCGCGGCACCCTCGTCAACGTGGGCAGCGTCCTCTCCGGCCGCGCGGTGCCGCTGCAGGGGATCTACAGCGCCTCCAAGCACGCGGTGAAGGCGTGGACCGACGCCCTGCGGATGGAGCTCGCGCTGGAGGGCGTGGCCGTCGCCGTGACCCTGGTGCAGCCCTCGGCGATCGACACGCCGATCGTGCGCCACTCGAAGAGCCTCATGCCCTTCCGCGTGCAGCTGCCACCCCCGATGTACGCGCCCGAGGTGGTGGGGCGCGCCATCGTCCGGGCGGCGCAGCGACCGCAGCGCGACGTCACCGTCGGGGGCGCCGGGATCTTCGCGAGCATCGGCGAAAAATTCGGCCCGAAGACCGCCGACGAGGTGATGCGCTTCAGCTTCTTCCGGCTGCAACGGGCGAGGGGGCCGGCGCGCGGCGTCGACGCGCTCCACCGCCCGCTGGGTGAAGCGCCCCGGAAGCGAAGCGGCGACGGGCGGGTCGTCCTGCGCCACAGCGCCTGGACGTGGGCCCGGCAGCATCCCGCCGTCGGCGGTGCGGTGGCGGCGCTCCTCGGCGTCGGGCTCGTCGCAGGGGTCGCCGGAAGGGAGGGCTGA
- a CDS encoding aldehyde dehydrogenase family protein, which produces MALKLQHAKIPEGKLLVGGRWTAGRSNTAMDVIYPGNAEKVASFHGASAEDVDGAVRIARQALEQGPWSTKISPAERTRILWRLSELIGEHADELAELETVNTGKPFAETRNIEIPLSAEIFQYFAGWTTKIHGETIPAKPGMLNMTLREPVGVVGVITPWNFPLLMSTWKIAAALACGNVVIHKPSELTPFTAMKLAELALEAGLPEGVLQVLPGTGGEAGEAMVLHPGIDKISFTGSTKIGQRIMQLSASNLKRLTLELGGKSPNVVFADADMDAAVRGAINAIFYNKGEVCSAGSRLLVERSIKDEFLEKVKGRAEKMLAAQGDPLSPKSRLGPQISQNQLDKVLGYIEKGQAEGARLVFGGGRNTDAGPGFFVKPTIFDGVVNDMCIAREEIFGPVLSTIAFDQVEEAAALANANDYGLAAGIWTRDIKKALRAAKALKAGTVWVNTYNVFDAAMPFGGFKNSGFGRELGMHALDNYTELKSVWIDLT; this is translated from the coding sequence GTGGCGCTCAAGCTCCAGCACGCGAAGATCCCCGAGGGCAAGCTCCTCGTCGGCGGCCGTTGGACCGCAGGCCGGTCCAACACGGCGATGGACGTGATCTATCCCGGGAACGCCGAGAAGGTGGCCAGCTTCCACGGCGCCTCCGCGGAGGACGTGGACGGCGCGGTGCGCATCGCCCGGCAGGCCCTCGAGCAGGGCCCCTGGTCCACGAAGATCAGCCCGGCGGAGCGCACCCGGATCCTCTGGCGCCTCTCGGAGCTGATCGGTGAGCACGCCGACGAGCTCGCCGAGCTCGAGACCGTCAACACCGGCAAGCCCTTCGCCGAGACCCGCAACATCGAGATCCCGCTCTCCGCGGAGATCTTCCAGTACTTCGCCGGTTGGACCACCAAAATCCACGGCGAGACCATCCCCGCGAAGCCCGGCATGCTCAACATGACGCTGCGCGAGCCGGTGGGCGTCGTCGGTGTGATCACGCCCTGGAACTTTCCGCTGCTGATGTCGACGTGGAAGATCGCGGCGGCGCTCGCCTGCGGCAACGTGGTGATCCACAAGCCGTCGGAGCTCACCCCCTTCACCGCGATGAAGCTCGCAGAGCTCGCCCTCGAGGCAGGGCTGCCCGAGGGGGTGCTCCAGGTGCTCCCCGGCACCGGCGGCGAGGCGGGCGAGGCGATGGTGCTCCACCCGGGCATCGACAAGATCAGCTTCACCGGCTCGACGAAGATCGGCCAGCGGATCATGCAGCTCTCCGCCAGCAACCTGAAGCGCCTCACCCTCGAGCTCGGCGGCAAGAGCCCCAACGTCGTCTTCGCCGACGCGGACATGGACGCAGCGGTGCGCGGCGCGATCAACGCCATCTTCTACAACAAGGGCGAGGTCTGCTCGGCGGGCTCGCGCCTCCTCGTCGAGCGCTCGATCAAGGACGAGTTCCTCGAGAAGGTGAAGGGCCGCGCCGAGAAGATGCTGGCGGCGCAGGGTGATCCGCTCAGCCCGAAGTCCCGCCTCGGGCCGCAGATCTCGCAGAACCAGCTCGACAAGGTGCTGGGCTACATCGAGAAGGGCCAGGCGGAGGGCGCCAGGCTCGTCTTCGGCGGCGGCCGCAACACCGACGCCGGCCCGGGCTTCTTCGTGAAGCCCACGATCTTCGACGGCGTGGTCAACGACATGTGCATCGCCCGGGAGGAGATCTTCGGGCCGGTGCTCTCCACCATCGCCTTCGACCAGGTGGAGGAGGCGGCGGCGCTGGCCAACGCCAACGACTACGGCCTCGCCGCAGGAATCTGGACCCGCGACATCAAGAAGGCGCTGCGGGCTGCCAAGGCGCTCAAGGCCGGCACCGTCTGGGTCAACACCTACAACGTCTTCGACGCGGCGATGCCCTTCGGCGGCTTCAAGAACTCCGGCTTCGGCCGCGAGCTCGGCATGCACGCCCTCGACAACTACACCGAGCTGAAGAGCGTCTGGATCGATCTCACCTGA
- a CDS encoding SDR family oxidoreductase, with the protein MKKLDEQTIVITGASSGIGLATARMAAAKGARVVLSSRNEPELRRLVDEIRREGGQAIFVAADVGDEEALRHVADAAIEAFGGIDTWVNNAGVSIYGGTLEVSIDDQRKLFETNFWGVVHGSRIAVGHLRRRGGTLINIGSVASERALPIQGIYSATKHAMKAWTDALRTELEHEGAQVAVVLIEPASIDTPYTEHARNYMDRDPQLPPPLYTPEVVARAILANAQRPHARVTVGGSAPGLTSLGRIAPRLGDKIMGSKAMYEGQRTEHQAGRADALWGPPRSEGEVRGYNHRALHHSTYTWAEMNRGKVALFAAAALGGLLAARTARSARSSRSAPRAGRTAGSYRAAPARERPTAAPADLWRSTWH; encoded by the coding sequence ATGAAGAAGCTCGACGAACAGACGATCGTGATCACCGGCGCCTCGAGCGGCATCGGCCTCGCCACCGCCCGGATGGCTGCGGCGAAGGGCGCCCGGGTGGTCTTGAGCTCGCGCAACGAGCCGGAGCTCCGCCGCCTGGTGGACGAGATCCGGCGCGAAGGCGGCCAGGCGATCTTCGTCGCCGCCGACGTAGGCGACGAGGAGGCGCTCCGCCACGTGGCGGACGCGGCGATCGAGGCCTTCGGCGGCATCGACACCTGGGTGAACAACGCCGGCGTCTCCATCTACGGCGGGACCCTCGAGGTGTCGATCGATGATCAGCGCAAGCTCTTCGAGACGAACTTCTGGGGCGTGGTGCATGGCTCCCGGATCGCCGTCGGCCACCTGCGCCGCAGGGGCGGGACGCTGATCAACATCGGCAGCGTCGCCTCGGAGCGCGCCCTCCCGATCCAGGGGATCTACAGCGCCACGAAGCATGCGATGAAGGCCTGGACGGACGCGCTGCGCACCGAGCTCGAGCACGAAGGCGCACAGGTGGCGGTGGTCCTGATCGAGCCCGCCTCGATCGACACCCCCTACACCGAGCATGCGCGCAACTACATGGATCGGGATCCGCAGCTGCCGCCACCGCTCTATACGCCCGAGGTGGTCGCACGGGCGATCCTCGCCAACGCGCAGCGGCCCCACGCCCGGGTCACGGTCGGCGGCAGCGCGCCGGGGCTCACCTCGCTGGGCAGGATTGCGCCGCGGCTGGGCGACAAGATCATGGGCTCGAAGGCGATGTACGAGGGGCAGCGGACCGAACACCAGGCGGGCCGCGCGGACGCGCTGTGGGGACCGCCTCGGAGCGAGGGCGAGGTCCGGGGCTACAACCACCGGGCCCTCCACCACAGCACCTATACCTGGGCCGAGATGAACCGGGGCAAGGTGGCGCTCTTCGCGGCAGCTGCGCTGGGCGGCCTCCTCGCCGCGCGAACCGCGCGATCCGCGCGAAGCTCGCGATCGGCGCCGCGCGCCGGCCGCACCGCCGGCAGCTACCGTGCGGCCCCAGCCCGCGAGCGTCCGACCGCCGCCCCCGCGGATCTCTGGCGGAGCACCTGGCACTGA